A stretch of the Nicotiana tabacum cultivar K326 chromosome 6, ASM71507v2, whole genome shotgun sequence genome encodes the following:
- the LOC107788603 gene encoding V-type proton ATPase subunit B 2 isoform X1, with amino-acid sequence MGAENNNIDMEEGTLEVGMATEVNISKFCCTFCLYTTRRIFLLFEVSGFNISIVISIFSNMAILWIITYNSTSFLAFEYRTVSGVAGPLVILDKVKGPKYQEIVNIRLGDGTTRRGQVLEVDGEKAVVQVFEGTSGIDNKYTTVQFTGEVLKTPVSLDMLGRIFNGSGKPIDNGPPILPEAYRDISGSSINPSERTYPEEMIQTGISTIDVMNSIARGQKIPLFSAAGLPHNEIAAQICRQAGLVKRLEKSENLLEGGEDDNFAIVFAAMGVNMETAQFFKRDFEENGSMERVTLFLNLANDPTIERIITPRIALTTAEYLAYECGKHVLVILTDMSSYADALREVSAAREEVPGRRGYPGYMYTDLATIYERAGRIEGRTGSITQIPILTMPNDDITHPTPDLTGYITEGQIYIDRQLHNRQIYPPINVLPSLSRLMKSAIGEGMTRRDHSDVSNQLYANYAIGKDVQAMKAVVGEEALSSEDLLYLEFLDKFERKFVAQGAYDTRNIFQSLDLAWTLLRIFPRELLHRIPAKTLDQYYSRDASN; translated from the exons TGGGTGCGGAAAACAACAATATTGACATGGAGGAGGGAACCCTGGAGGTTGGAATGG CAACTGAAGTAAATATATCAAAATTTTGCTGTACCTTCTgtctatacactacaaggaggaTATTCCTACTTTTTGAGGTTTCAGGATTCAATATATCCATTGTCATATCCATTTTCAGTAACATGGCAATCTTGTGGATCATCACATATAACTCCACATCTTTTCTGGCTTTTG AATATAGAACTGTCTCAGGTGTTGCTGGACCACTTGTTATTCTCGACAAAGTTAAG GGACCCAAGTACCAGGAGATTGTTAACATTCGTTTGGGAGATGGAACAACAAGACGTGGACAAGTTCTGGAAGTTGATGGGGAAAAAGCTGTTGTTCAG GTTTTTGAAGGAACATCTGGAATTGACAACAAATACACAACTGTGCAGTTTACCGGGGAG GTGCTTAAAACACCGGTCTCACTAGATATGCTTGGACGTATCTTCAATGGTTCAGGGAAGCCTATTGACAATGGTCCTCCAATTTTACCCGAGGCTTACAGAGATATTTCTG GGAGTTCTATCAACCCTAGTGAGAGAACCTATCCTGAAGAGATGATTCAAACAGGAATTTCAACAATTGATGTCATGAATTCAATTGCTAGAGGACAAAAAATCCCTCTTTTCTCTGCTGCCGGTCTTCCCCATAATGAAATTGCAGCCCAGATCTGTCGTCAGGCTGGTTTGGTGAAGAggttggagaaatctgaaaatctTCTTGAG GGTGGTGAAGACGACAACTTTGCCATAGTTTTTGCAGCTATGGGAGTCAACATGGAAACAGCTCAATTTTTCAAACGTGATTTTGAGGAAAATGGATCCATGGAGAGAGTGACACTTTTCTTAAACCTG GCCAACGATCCCACAATTGAACGTATTATTACTCCCAGGATTGCCCTTACAACTGCCGAATATTTAGCATATGAATGTGGCAAGCATGTTCTTGTGATTCTAACTGATATGAGTTCATATGCTGATGCTCTTCGTGAG GTATCTGCTGCCCGAGAAGAAGTGCCTGGAAGGCGTGGATATCCCGGTTATATGTATACTGATCTTGCAACCATTTATGAACGAGCTGGACGTATCGAGGGACGGACTGGATCTATCACACAGATTCCAATTCTGACCATGCCTAATGATG ATATTACACACCCAACTCCAGATCTTACTGGTTATATCACTGAAGGACAAATATATATTGACCGACAACTTCATAACCGGCAG ATATACCCACCAATCAATGTACTTCCATCCCTGTCTCGGTTGATGAAG AGTGCCATTGGTGAGGGTATGACTAGGAGGGATCATTCTGATGTATCCAACCAG cTGTATGCAAATTATGCCATTGGAAAGGACGTCCAGGCAATGAAAGCTGTTGTCGGAGAAGAAGCACTTTCTTCTGAGGACTTG CTGTATTTGGAGTTTCTTGACAAATTTGAGCGGAAATTTGTCGCTCAAGGAGCCTATGACACACGCAACATATTCCAGTCACTTGATTTAGCATGGACACTCCTTCGCATCTTCCCTCGTGAGCTACTTCATCGTATCCCAGCAAAGACCCTAGATCAGTATTACAGCCGCGATGCATCTAATTGA
- the LOC107788603 gene encoding V-type proton ATPase subunit B 2 isoform X2, whose amino-acid sequence MGAENNNIDMEEGTLEVGMATEVNISKFCCTFCLYTTRRIFLLFEVSGFNISIVISIFSNMAILWIITYNSTSFLAFEYRTVSGVAGPLVILDKVKGPKYQEIVNIRLGDGTTRRGQVLEVDGEKAVVQVFEGTSGIDNKYTTVQFTGEVLKTPVSLDMLGRIFNGSGKPIDNGPPILPEAYRDISGNSINPSERTYPEEMIQTGISTIDVMNSIARGQKIPLFSAAGLPHNEIAAQICRQAGLVKRLEKSENLLEGGEDDNFAIVFAAMGVNMETAQFFKRDFEENGSMERVTLFLNLANDPTIERIITPRIALTTAEYLAYECGKHVLVILTDMSSYADALREVSAAREEVPGRRGYPGYMYTDLATIYERAGRIEGRTGSITQIPILTMPNDDITHPTPDLTGYITEGQIYIDRQLHNRQIYPPINVLPSLSRLMKSAIGEGMTRRDHSDVSNQLYANYAIGKDVQAMKAVVGEEALSSEDLLYLEFLDKFERKFVAQGAYDTRNIFQSLDLAWTLLRIFPRELLHRIPAKTLDQYYSRDASN is encoded by the exons TGGGTGCGGAAAACAACAATATTGACATGGAGGAGGGAACCCTGGAGGTTGGAATGG CAACTGAAGTAAATATATCAAAATTTTGCTGTACCTTCTgtctatacactacaaggaggaTATTCCTACTTTTTGAGGTTTCAGGATTCAATATATCCATTGTCATATCCATTTTCAGTAACATGGCAATCTTGTGGATCATCACATATAACTCCACATCTTTTCTGGCTTTTG AATATAGAACTGTCTCAGGTGTTGCTGGACCACTTGTTATTCTCGACAAAGTTAAG GGACCCAAGTACCAGGAGATTGTTAACATTCGTTTGGGAGATGGAACAACAAGACGTGGACAAGTTCTGGAAGTTGATGGGGAAAAAGCTGTTGTTCAG GTTTTTGAAGGAACATCTGGAATTGACAACAAATACACAACTGTGCAGTTTACCGGGGAG GTGCTTAAAACACCGGTCTCACTAGATATGCTTGGACGTATCTTCAATGGTTCAGGGAAGCCTATTGACAATGGTCCTCCAATTTTACCCGAGGCTTACAGAGATATTTCTGGCAA TTCTATCAACCCTAGTGAGAGAACCTATCCTGAAGAGATGATTCAAACAGGAATTTCAACAATTGATGTCATGAATTCAATTGCTAGAGGACAAAAAATCCCTCTTTTCTCTGCTGCCGGTCTTCCCCATAATGAAATTGCAGCCCAGATCTGTCGTCAGGCTGGTTTGGTGAAGAggttggagaaatctgaaaatctTCTTGAG GGTGGTGAAGACGACAACTTTGCCATAGTTTTTGCAGCTATGGGAGTCAACATGGAAACAGCTCAATTTTTCAAACGTGATTTTGAGGAAAATGGATCCATGGAGAGAGTGACACTTTTCTTAAACCTG GCCAACGATCCCACAATTGAACGTATTATTACTCCCAGGATTGCCCTTACAACTGCCGAATATTTAGCATATGAATGTGGCAAGCATGTTCTTGTGATTCTAACTGATATGAGTTCATATGCTGATGCTCTTCGTGAG GTATCTGCTGCCCGAGAAGAAGTGCCTGGAAGGCGTGGATATCCCGGTTATATGTATACTGATCTTGCAACCATTTATGAACGAGCTGGACGTATCGAGGGACGGACTGGATCTATCACACAGATTCCAATTCTGACCATGCCTAATGATG ATATTACACACCCAACTCCAGATCTTACTGGTTATATCACTGAAGGACAAATATATATTGACCGACAACTTCATAACCGGCAG ATATACCCACCAATCAATGTACTTCCATCCCTGTCTCGGTTGATGAAG AGTGCCATTGGTGAGGGTATGACTAGGAGGGATCATTCTGATGTATCCAACCAG cTGTATGCAAATTATGCCATTGGAAAGGACGTCCAGGCAATGAAAGCTGTTGTCGGAGAAGAAGCACTTTCTTCTGAGGACTTG CTGTATTTGGAGTTTCTTGACAAATTTGAGCGGAAATTTGTCGCTCAAGGAGCCTATGACACACGCAACATATTCCAGTCACTTGATTTAGCATGGACACTCCTTCGCATCTTCCCTCGTGAGCTACTTCATCGTATCCCAGCAAAGACCCTAGATCAGTATTACAGCCGCGATGCATCTAATTGA
- the LOC107788603 gene encoding V-type proton ATPase subunit B 2 isoform X4, whose protein sequence is MGAENNNIDMEEGTLEVGMEYRTVSGVAGPLVILDKVKGPKYQEIVNIRLGDGTTRRGQVLEVDGEKAVVQVFEGTSGIDNKYTTVQFTGEVLKTPVSLDMLGRIFNGSGKPIDNGPPILPEAYRDISGNSINPSERTYPEEMIQTGISTIDVMNSIARGQKIPLFSAAGLPHNEIAAQICRQAGLVKRLEKSENLLEGGEDDNFAIVFAAMGVNMETAQFFKRDFEENGSMERVTLFLNLANDPTIERIITPRIALTTAEYLAYECGKHVLVILTDMSSYADALREVSAAREEVPGRRGYPGYMYTDLATIYERAGRIEGRTGSITQIPILTMPNDDITHPTPDLTGYITEGQIYIDRQLHNRQIYPPINVLPSLSRLMKSAIGEGMTRRDHSDVSNQLYANYAIGKDVQAMKAVVGEEALSSEDLLYLEFLDKFERKFVAQGAYDTRNIFQSLDLAWTLLRIFPRELLHRIPAKTLDQYYSRDASN, encoded by the exons TGGGTGCGGAAAACAACAATATTGACATGGAGGAGGGAACCCTGGAGGTTGGAATGG AATATAGAACTGTCTCAGGTGTTGCTGGACCACTTGTTATTCTCGACAAAGTTAAG GGACCCAAGTACCAGGAGATTGTTAACATTCGTTTGGGAGATGGAACAACAAGACGTGGACAAGTTCTGGAAGTTGATGGGGAAAAAGCTGTTGTTCAG GTTTTTGAAGGAACATCTGGAATTGACAACAAATACACAACTGTGCAGTTTACCGGGGAG GTGCTTAAAACACCGGTCTCACTAGATATGCTTGGACGTATCTTCAATGGTTCAGGGAAGCCTATTGACAATGGTCCTCCAATTTTACCCGAGGCTTACAGAGATATTTCTGGCAA TTCTATCAACCCTAGTGAGAGAACCTATCCTGAAGAGATGATTCAAACAGGAATTTCAACAATTGATGTCATGAATTCAATTGCTAGAGGACAAAAAATCCCTCTTTTCTCTGCTGCCGGTCTTCCCCATAATGAAATTGCAGCCCAGATCTGTCGTCAGGCTGGTTTGGTGAAGAggttggagaaatctgaaaatctTCTTGAG GGTGGTGAAGACGACAACTTTGCCATAGTTTTTGCAGCTATGGGAGTCAACATGGAAACAGCTCAATTTTTCAAACGTGATTTTGAGGAAAATGGATCCATGGAGAGAGTGACACTTTTCTTAAACCTG GCCAACGATCCCACAATTGAACGTATTATTACTCCCAGGATTGCCCTTACAACTGCCGAATATTTAGCATATGAATGTGGCAAGCATGTTCTTGTGATTCTAACTGATATGAGTTCATATGCTGATGCTCTTCGTGAG GTATCTGCTGCCCGAGAAGAAGTGCCTGGAAGGCGTGGATATCCCGGTTATATGTATACTGATCTTGCAACCATTTATGAACGAGCTGGACGTATCGAGGGACGGACTGGATCTATCACACAGATTCCAATTCTGACCATGCCTAATGATG ATATTACACACCCAACTCCAGATCTTACTGGTTATATCACTGAAGGACAAATATATATTGACCGACAACTTCATAACCGGCAG ATATACCCACCAATCAATGTACTTCCATCCCTGTCTCGGTTGATGAAG AGTGCCATTGGTGAGGGTATGACTAGGAGGGATCATTCTGATGTATCCAACCAG cTGTATGCAAATTATGCCATTGGAAAGGACGTCCAGGCAATGAAAGCTGTTGTCGGAGAAGAAGCACTTTCTTCTGAGGACTTG CTGTATTTGGAGTTTCTTGACAAATTTGAGCGGAAATTTGTCGCTCAAGGAGCCTATGACACACGCAACATATTCCAGTCACTTGATTTAGCATGGACACTCCTTCGCATCTTCCCTCGTGAGCTACTTCATCGTATCCCAGCAAAGACCCTAGATCAGTATTACAGCCGCGATGCATCTAATTGA
- the LOC107788603 gene encoding V-type proton ATPase subunit B 2 isoform X3, translating to MGAENNNIDMEEGTLEVGMEYRTVSGVAGPLVILDKVKGPKYQEIVNIRLGDGTTRRGQVLEVDGEKAVVQVFEGTSGIDNKYTTVQFTGEVLKTPVSLDMLGRIFNGSGKPIDNGPPILPEAYRDISGSSINPSERTYPEEMIQTGISTIDVMNSIARGQKIPLFSAAGLPHNEIAAQICRQAGLVKRLEKSENLLEGGEDDNFAIVFAAMGVNMETAQFFKRDFEENGSMERVTLFLNLANDPTIERIITPRIALTTAEYLAYECGKHVLVILTDMSSYADALREVSAAREEVPGRRGYPGYMYTDLATIYERAGRIEGRTGSITQIPILTMPNDDITHPTPDLTGYITEGQIYIDRQLHNRQIYPPINVLPSLSRLMKSAIGEGMTRRDHSDVSNQLYANYAIGKDVQAMKAVVGEEALSSEDLLYLEFLDKFERKFVAQGAYDTRNIFQSLDLAWTLLRIFPRELLHRIPAKTLDQYYSRDASN from the exons TGGGTGCGGAAAACAACAATATTGACATGGAGGAGGGAACCCTGGAGGTTGGAATGG AATATAGAACTGTCTCAGGTGTTGCTGGACCACTTGTTATTCTCGACAAAGTTAAG GGACCCAAGTACCAGGAGATTGTTAACATTCGTTTGGGAGATGGAACAACAAGACGTGGACAAGTTCTGGAAGTTGATGGGGAAAAAGCTGTTGTTCAG GTTTTTGAAGGAACATCTGGAATTGACAACAAATACACAACTGTGCAGTTTACCGGGGAG GTGCTTAAAACACCGGTCTCACTAGATATGCTTGGACGTATCTTCAATGGTTCAGGGAAGCCTATTGACAATGGTCCTCCAATTTTACCCGAGGCTTACAGAGATATTTCTG GGAGTTCTATCAACCCTAGTGAGAGAACCTATCCTGAAGAGATGATTCAAACAGGAATTTCAACAATTGATGTCATGAATTCAATTGCTAGAGGACAAAAAATCCCTCTTTTCTCTGCTGCCGGTCTTCCCCATAATGAAATTGCAGCCCAGATCTGTCGTCAGGCTGGTTTGGTGAAGAggttggagaaatctgaaaatctTCTTGAG GGTGGTGAAGACGACAACTTTGCCATAGTTTTTGCAGCTATGGGAGTCAACATGGAAACAGCTCAATTTTTCAAACGTGATTTTGAGGAAAATGGATCCATGGAGAGAGTGACACTTTTCTTAAACCTG GCCAACGATCCCACAATTGAACGTATTATTACTCCCAGGATTGCCCTTACAACTGCCGAATATTTAGCATATGAATGTGGCAAGCATGTTCTTGTGATTCTAACTGATATGAGTTCATATGCTGATGCTCTTCGTGAG GTATCTGCTGCCCGAGAAGAAGTGCCTGGAAGGCGTGGATATCCCGGTTATATGTATACTGATCTTGCAACCATTTATGAACGAGCTGGACGTATCGAGGGACGGACTGGATCTATCACACAGATTCCAATTCTGACCATGCCTAATGATG ATATTACACACCCAACTCCAGATCTTACTGGTTATATCACTGAAGGACAAATATATATTGACCGACAACTTCATAACCGGCAG ATATACCCACCAATCAATGTACTTCCATCCCTGTCTCGGTTGATGAAG AGTGCCATTGGTGAGGGTATGACTAGGAGGGATCATTCTGATGTATCCAACCAG cTGTATGCAAATTATGCCATTGGAAAGGACGTCCAGGCAATGAAAGCTGTTGTCGGAGAAGAAGCACTTTCTTCTGAGGACTTG CTGTATTTGGAGTTTCTTGACAAATTTGAGCGGAAATTTGTCGCTCAAGGAGCCTATGACACACGCAACATATTCCAGTCACTTGATTTAGCATGGACACTCCTTCGCATCTTCCCTCGTGAGCTACTTCATCGTATCCCAGCAAAGACCCTAGATCAGTATTACAGCCGCGATGCATCTAATTGA